From the genome of Candidatus Neomarinimicrobiota bacterium:
CCGTCTTTGGTCTTGATCTGAATGCGGGCGGCGGTACATGCCTTGTTGATGTCATCAAAGCTCACCTCAGGATCTACCCATGATCGTACCTTCGTTGCGAGGAAATCAAGCACATCCCGTCTCTTTAGGGCATCCTCGGTGAAATCCTCAAAGCTGACCTTCCTGTTGAAAATGGCATTAACTACATTGTATGGGATACTGAACTGCAGATCGACCTCATTCCGAGGATAGTGCCGCACGCTTACGGGCTCACAGTAGTGAAGCGCCCCCTCGTCCACTCCCACGACGACTTCCTCTATCTGATCGGGGGTGATGTCATTTTCCTTTACTAAGGCCAAACTGGCCTCGACAGCCGTGTGGTTTCAGACAGCACATGGGTATGGCTTGTATCCGAGTCTAACCACGTCGAAGTATTCACCCAAGTCTTTTGTCAGGGGCTCAGGGTCATAACGACCCCCATGATACAGAGCAAAGAGTCCGGCTTCGCCCTCGATGTTGTTCGTTGTACCAGTGTACCCTCGCTGCGCAAGGTGCGCTGCCAGAATGCCCCCGCGCGCTGCTAGCCCTGGCTGAAGGCGCTTGGTCAGACTACCATCGTGCATGCATTGCTTATTGCCTGCTGCCTGGCTGTACGCAATACCAAACGCATTGAGCATCTGCTCCTGATTCAGGCCCAATAGCCTGCCCGCCGTTGCGCAGGAACCGAAGTACCCGTACGTGGCGGTCGGGTGGAACTGGGTCCATAACTGGGCCGCTTGAGCCAGCCTCAGCTCTATGTCGATACCGATCAAAATTGCGGTGATCAACTCGCTACCGCTCACTCCCCCCAATTTCTCGGCGACTCCAAACCCCGTGGGGACATTGACCGCGCCTACGTGAATCCGGGCCAGATGATACACATCGTCATAATCTCTCGCGTGAGCCATCTGACCGTTGACCAGGGCAGCTTCCGGTGACGGCACTTTGCCGCCGTGGATCAGAATGCTACTCTCCTCTCTACCTCCCCAGTACCTGACCTGATCGATCAGCGCTTGAGTTCCCTCGGCCGATGAACCTGCCAGGGTGGTGCTGAGGGTGTCGAGGATATCCTTCTTGGTGGCCCCTACCGCCTCCTGTGGAACGTCTTCATACCGCAGGTTTACCGCCATCCTACTGTACGCCACGGAGGCATCCTCCTGGCCCTCCTGTTTCTGCGGTGCCTCGGGTAAGGCGGCCGCCTCCTCCTCAGCAACCCAGTAGCACCCAGTCTCCGTACACACCACTCTACCTCTGGGTGTCATAATCTCCTTCTGCGTCTCTTCTGCCATGTACAAACCTCCCGTTTAGCCCCTCTCAAAAGACCCTGGTAAGGCCTACTCAATGACATAGCGGGCTATAGCAAATTTCTCCAATGCCTCCTCATCAATTTCCATACCCAGACCGGAACCCTTGGGAACTGTCACATAACCATCTTCTATGACGAACGGATTATCAACAAGCGGATCTTCCTCGGTGATTCCCATGACAAATTCCCCGGCTGGGAAGATGTTTCTGGTGGAAGCGTAGAAATGGGCTCCCACTGCAGCCTCTATTCGAGCCCCGTGTGCAGTTCCTCCCACATTCACGTGGCACGAGCATGATTCTGCCAATGCGGCAATTTTTTTCGAATTGCAAAGCCCGCCGGGCTTAAAAGTCTTCACACAGATGACGTCGGCGGCCTCCATCTTGAGAATGCGAAATGCGTCCTGGATAGTGAAC
Proteins encoded in this window:
- a CDS encoding MmgE/PrpD family protein; the encoded protein is MAEETQKEIMTPRGRVVCTETGCYWVAEEEAAALPEAPQKQEGQEDASVAYSRMAVNLRYEDVPQEAVGATKKDILDTLSTTLAGSSAEGTQALIDQVRYWGGREESSILIHGGKVPSPEAALVNGQMAHARDYDDVYHLARIHVGAVNVPTGFGVAEKLGGVSGSELITAILIGIDIELRLAQAAQLWTQFHPTATYGYFGSCATAGRLLGLNQEQMLNAFGIAYSQAAGNKQCMHDGSLTKRLQPGLAARGGILAAHLAQRGYTGTTNNIEGEAGLFALYHGGRYDPEPLTKDLGEYFDVVRLGYKPYPCAV